A portion of the Actomonas aquatica genome contains these proteins:
- a CDS encoding SxtJ family membrane protein — protein sequence MSLIKINRHPSPKDLRVFATLWLLFLGVFGFVAQHRGASNLAWTLWSLAGLVGALGWIVPPAVRWVYLAAIYITSPIGFVLSHVILGLVYYLVLTPIGLIMRALGRDPLERRYDPTQTSYWKPRAGQRPPASYLKQH from the coding sequence ATGTCTTTGATCAAAATCAACCGCCACCCATCGCCCAAAGACCTGCGTGTTTTCGCCACGCTCTGGCTGCTCTTCCTCGGCGTTTTCGGTTTCGTCGCTCAACACCGCGGTGCGTCCAACCTTGCCTGGACGTTATGGTCGCTGGCCGGCCTCGTCGGCGCACTCGGTTGGATCGTTCCGCCCGCCGTCCGCTGGGTTTATCTCGCCGCGATTTATATCACCTCCCCCATCGGCTTTGTCCTCTCGCACGTGATTCTTGGCCTGGTCTATTACCTCGTCCTCACCCCCATCGGCCTCATCATGCGTGCCTTGGGCCGCGACCCACTGGAACGCCGCTACGACCCCACCCAAACCTCCTACTGGAAACCCCGCGCCGGACAACGCCCCCCCGCCTCCTACCTCAAGCAGCACTAG
- a CDS encoding DUF5989 family protein, which translates to MPDDTEPSFAEASRQEQRGMIAEFWDFIRHNKKWWLTPIIIVLLLVSALILLGGSGAAPFIYSLF; encoded by the coding sequence ATGCCCGACGACACCGAACCCAGTTTTGCCGAAGCCTCCCGCCAAGAACAGCGCGGCATGATCGCCGAGTTTTGGGATTTTATCCGTCACAACAAAAAGTGGTGGCTCACCCCCATCATCATCGTGCTTCTGCTCGTGAGTGCGCTCATCCTACTCGGCGGCTCCGGCGCAGCCCCCTTCATCTACTCGCTGTTCTGA